The Pseudanabaena yagii GIHE-NHR1 genome segment AACCTAAAATAATGTCTGATGCTGGTACTCCTTTTTCGACTAGTTCTTGACCAAGATCGGCTTCCGTCATATTGTGCTGAATCCAGATTTTGCCGTCTTTAATATCTAAATGGATATAACAGGCATAAACACGATTTAGCCCTTGCCAACCAAGATCGAGAATTTGATAGTGATCGTGTTCTGTATCAAAAATGAGTTGACATTCGATGTTTGGCTCGTTTGTCGTGGCATGAGAGATTAGTAATTCACGCACAATTTGGCGATATTTTGCTAGTTTTTCCATTGGATTATCTCCTCTGTATTTGGCTCGTAGGCTATGATTTTTAGGTCATACTGTAAAATCGCAGCTTGAGTAAAACGTTCTTGAAAAAAGGTATCGAAAACATCGATAGGAACAGCCAAATAAATCATCCGATCTGGCTCTGTCATTTGTAAAGCAAGACGATAACTGAGAAACTGACCTAAAGCATTATGAAAATCACTAATATTAGATGGATTGATAAAGCTCTTAACTTCCACGGCAATTTTTTGTCCATCTTTTTCCGCTGCAAATACTTTTTCTGCGCCAAGATCTATCTCTAATTTCACACGATCAATGCGAATAGTTAATGGATCGCTGGTAATTATCCATCCATCTTTGATAAGAGCTTGTTTAACGGCTTGATGGAACAAGTCTTTAGCCATAATGAAGGAAAAGCCAGAAATTGTTAATTATTTAGATTTGATTATACAGCAAGAGATTTTTGTAATGATTGCTCAATAAATTGACACCAATCTTGCATACCTACTCCCGTTTTCGCGGAAACCTCTAAAATCTTAGCCTGTGGTGCAATTTGATGAATGTTGTGCAAAGCTAGCTCACGATTAAACTCTACTACTTCTGCAAGATCGATTTTGCTGATGAGAACAATGTCCGCAGTCTTGAACATCACGGGATATTTGAGAGGTTTATCTTCGCCTTCGGTGACAGAAAATACTACCACACGCAAATTCTCGCCGAGGTCATAAGCCGCAGGACAGACAAGATTGCCAACATTCTCGATCGCTAATAGTTTCACGCCATCAAGGTGCATTTGCTGCAAGGCTTTGGCGATCATTTCTGCTTCTAGATGACAAACCGAACCTGTGGTAATTTGAATTACCTCTGCGCCTGATCGCCTTAATCGTTGAGCATCATTATCCGTCGCCAGATCGCCAACGATAATGGCTGATTTGAGGCGATCGCGTAACTCTGTCATCGTGCGTTCTAATAGTGCCGTTTTGCCTGCCCCTGGGGAAGAAAGTACATTCAAGACACTGATGCCCTTTGCCATGAAGTAGCCACGATTCCGTTCGGCAAGGCGATCGTTTTGGGACAGAATTGATTGGCTAATGGCAATCGTGCGGCGATCGCTATCTAAAGCGATATGTTCGTGATGATGGTCATGATCGTGTGGGTGGGTATGATCGTGATCGTGCGAATGAGCGTGGGCGTAAATCTTGACCATACCTTCAGGAATATCACTACAGCCGCAATCTTGACACATATTAGGAAACCTCTAAGGAGACTAATTGCAATTCTCGACCTTGGCGAATTTCATGGGTCAGTCGTTCGCAGCGTGGACAAACATAAACCCAGTCATGGGGCGTAAATTCTGCATGGCATTGTGGACAGTAACAGATCGCCTTTACCCATTCTATTTCTAATTTTGCCTCTGAGGCGATTGTTCCTTCTGTGCAGGAATCAAAGGCAAATTGCAGCGCTTCAGGTACAACACCTGAAATCGCACCTACCCGTAAATTTAGCTGATGGATTTGGTTTGCGCCTTGGGATTCGGCTTGGTTGAATGCTATGTCTAGCATTGATTGGATGATACTAACTTCGTGCATAGGTTTTGAAGGAAATCGACAGCTTGTTCAATACTTTTGCGGGTTACGGCAGATACTTGTTCCCCAAATTCCCAATTCACCGCAGGTAGTAATAGTGAGTAGGCTACGGGAACTTCGCCATAAACCTGTTGTGCTAATAGAAGTAGCGATCGCGGATCGGAGAGATGTCCAAGTTCAGCTAAGGGCGCAGGATTGAGTTGTTTGGATACAGCAATCTTTTGGACTTGGAGAACAGGCATTGATTTTTTGCGCTTGCTCGACTGCCCATTGCCGCCAACCCAAGCATCAATAAAGATCGCTAATTCAGACTGGGCGATCGGTTCTGCGAGTTCGGGGGTAAGTTGGTGGACGGTTAGCGATCGCACATAGGGCAAATCCCAGCTAGCGACAATATCAGACACTCGACACCCTGCCCCGTCATCACTTCTGAGGGAATTGCCATAACCAATCACCAGAATTGAGCCAAAATTAGAAGTAGCCAATTTTTTAGTTTCATTATTCAAAAAAGAATATATTTATTCTCTCTTCATAGATCGGCAACTAGTTACTTTCTTTCAGAGAAATTAATAAATAAATCCAGTATTGAGATTATTTATTAACACTTAGAAATATCTAGAAACATAAGTTAATCTAGTGAATAGAGTAATACAAAACACTATATAATTTCTATCAGTCAAAATCTTTGTGAAAGAGAAGATAAGAGGCGTAAAGATTATGAATGGTAAGCAAACGCTGAGTACTCGCAACATCGCTCTAGTTGGGGCTTATCTGAGTGGAAAAACCACACTTTTAGAAAGTTTTTTATTTGTTACAGGGGTAATCTCACGCAAGGGAAAAGTAACTGATAAAAATACGGTGGGTGATAGTGCGGTCGAAGCTCGCGATCGCTCTATGAGCGTGGAAGTTAATTTTGCTAGCACCGAATATGAAGGAATTCGCTTTAACTTTCTCGATTGTCCGGGTTCAGTGGAATTTCTGCAAGAAACCTATCATGCGCTGATGGGTGTCGATATGGCGATTGTGGTCTGTGAACCAAATAGCGATCGCGTGAATACCCTCGCGCCCTTACTCAAGTTTTTAGATGATTGGCAAATTCCCCATGTCATTTTTGTGAACAAGATGGATCGCGCAGGTTCTGGAGAAGTTGCCCATGCTCAAGCTTTCCGCACGCTCATGCAATCTCTGAGAACAGTCTCCAATCGTCCTCTTGTCGCGCAGCAATACCCCATCAGCACAGGCCCAGACTTAACAGGCTTTATCGATCTCGTCACCGAGCAAGGCTATCAATATCGTCCTAATTCTGCACCACAGGCGATCGCGTTATCCGATGAGCTAGCCTCACAGGAAAAAGTGGAACGGGAGGAAATGCTGGAAGCGATCGCTAATTTTGATGATCATCTCCTAGAGGAACTGCTGGAAGAAATTAATCCACCTCAAGAGGAAGTTATCGAAGATCTCCAAAAGGAATTGAGCGCCGACCAAATTGTGCCTGTCTTTTTCGGAGTTGCCGATCAAGACTATGGTGTGCGCCCCTTGCTCAAGGCTCTACTAAATGAAGCCCCTCAACCTGAAGCCACCATTGCCCATCGTCCACAATTGGCAAATGCCAATCAGTCAGCCGATGCAACCGTTGCTCAAGTTCTCAAAACCTATTACACCCTCCAAGGCGGTAAACTCTCGCTAATACGGTTATGGCTTGGCAAACTCACCGATGGCACTGTGCTGAATGGTATGCGAATTGGCGGACTGTATCGGCTCACGGGTGGGCAGCAACAACCGATTTCTGAGGCAGAAGCAGGGGATATTGTCGCGATCGCCAGAATGGAAGGCGTTAAAACAGGCGACACCTTAACCAATGCCCAAACTAGTATTGAACCCTTAGCGATCGCGCCATCCTTAGAGCCAGTATTTGCTTGGGCGATCGCACCTGAAAAGCGTAACGATGAAGTCAAACTCAGTAGCGTTCTCAACAAACTCTGTGAAGAAGACCCTGCGCTACGCTGGGAACAACATAATGAAACCCATGAAGTCGTGTTGTGGGGACAGGGCGAAATCCATTTGCAAGTGGCACTGGATCGGATGCGCCGTAAGTACAATCTGCCGATGACTAAAAGTATTCCCCAAGTTCTCTACAAAGAAACGATTCGGAAAGCTACCAATTCTCACGGACGCTATAAGCATCAATCAGGTGGGCATGGACAGTTTGGCGATGTCTATTTGAACATTCAACCTCTGACTCGTGGTGAAGGCTTCAAGTTTACAGAAACCATCGTGGGCGGCGTTGTGCCAAAGCAATATATTCCGGGGGTAGAGACGGGTGTGCGCGAATATTTGACTAAAGGAGCCTTAGGATTTCCCGTAGTCGATATTGTCGTCACCCTCACCAATGGTTCCTATCATTCCGTTGATAGTTCTGAACAGGCTTTTAAACAGGCGGCAAGACTAGCGATGCAGGAAGGGATTCCTCAATGCGAACCAGTTTTGCTAGAACCGATCAATCTAGTGGAAATTTCGATTCCCAATGAATATACCTCCAGCATTTTGCGCTTGGTCAGTGGTAGACGTGGGCAGATTCTCGGCTACGAAGCAAAAGAAGGCTGGCAGCGCTGGGATAATGTCTCGGCATATATTCCTGAAGTAGAAATGCAGAGTTTAATCTTAGAACTGCGATCGCTAACGATGGGAGTAGGCTTTTTCAGCAAAACCTTTGATCGCTTGCAAGAAGTCCCTGAGAAGCTAACCAACCAAGTTATTTCATCAGTTCAAGAAACTTAAACTTAGCCCTACTTCAAAAAGGTTAGGAGAGCGAACAATTTCTTTCAAATTAGAGAGATTAATGGCTTGGTCTCGTTGATGTAAAGGAGTTGATCGCTTGTTTTCTCTTTCACAACTTAGTAAGCGCTTGATATCAAGAGAAATTTACTTTCCATATGCTCAGCCTTTACTAATCGTCACTTTTAGGCTGCCGATTCTGTATAGCTAATAAAATCTTTGTGTTCATTTCTTGGGAAAAATCTGGATACATTAGTGCAAACTGCTCTGAAAGATTATCTGCAATTTGTATCTCTTGCCTGATTTTACTAATTTGGAGCTTATCTAATTTGAGCCACTGAGAGTGCGTTGTAATTCCCAAAGATGGTGGAGTCATGATTTGTCCTAACCCTAGTTCTAGAAAGTTACGATACACATTTTCGATCAACCATTCAGAATAGAAAAGATCTTTTTTATCACTAAATACACTAAATACTAAATCATAAATAGTGGGACCTTCACTCCAAGACCATATTTCTAGCATGTCAGTTGTCGAGCTATTTACCCAAAGTGATATTTGCTTAAATATTTCACTTTCAAGTACACCCTTAACTGGATCTGAGTTGCGACCAACAACAAAGTAGTAGTTGTTTTCACTGGAGCTATTAGCATAGCTATAAGCTTCAATATGATCTGTAACAATCAGATTGATTAAAGCAAAACGTAAGATGCGTACACACTGGTTCTCTGATACTGAAAAATGCCCATCAAAAATTGTAAAATTTGTTTTAAAACTTTCACTGACATCACTAGATATAGCGCTAAAAGCAGTGATGCTGAGAGGAAAAGAAAAACTCTGGATTGGTTTGATATGGATAGGTAATATTTCTCCACTTGTACTCCACTTGAAGTCCGTTATTCTGCCCGCTAAAGTTGAAAACTCCAATCTCATTCCTGATAGATGGTTATGTAGTCGAATAGTCTTAGAAATCGCTATTACTATCGCTAGTATCAAAAAACAAGGTAAAAGTAGAAGTAAAAGAATGAAAAATGGATCTATCAAATTCTGATACGCATTAATAAGAGCATAACTAATTAATCCCCAACAAACATATATTAGAAGACAAATTATAATGTCTTCATTAATTGATCGAGGACTATAGGAACCTAAAACCTTCTTGACATTCTCATATTTGATGAAGGGGCAACGACCTAATTCTCTTGATGGGCAATTAAAGATCGCTTTGTCAGTCCTCTCACAGTGTGTACAATCAATAAAATGAGTCATAAATTCTTCCCTCATTCCAAACTTTTAAATAGGGCATTCTTACACAAATGGGAATAACACACACCAATGATTTGAGAACTAGTAATACCACTTCTTTGGTATTGACAATATTACTCTCTATATCAATCTTTCGCAAAGTGGCAGGCAATAGAATATTAAAGTGCCTTCAAATTGGGATATTGGGTTAGTTAATTGCTGTTTGAGGAAATAGGAGATCGGGGTGAGGTGTGGTGATGAGGCAATTGCTGTTTGATGAGGGAAATAAGCGATCTGGTTTATTGGTGTTGAAGGGCGATCTCTATTTTATTTGAGGGGATAGGCGATCGGGTTTTGTGAGTGGTGAGGGGGCGATCGCTGTTTGGTTTTGAGATTTAGGCGATAGATATTTATGAACTATCAAAGAAATTGCGATCGCAAAGAAAGATCAGTTATCATTAAATTAGATCCGAATTAAGTGCTTTGATAACTATGATCGAGCTAAAAAATATACATTCCCTGAGCGACTTCAAGCGCAACGCCAAAGAATTTATCGAACGCATTAAATCAACACAATCGCCTATGGTGCTAACCGTTAACGGTAAAGCTGAAGTCGTTGTCCAAGATGCTCATGCCTTTCAAGCAATATGCGATCGGGCAGAGCAAGCCGAAGCCGAACTTCGCGCACTGAAACTCGCAACACTACAACAAGATATTAACCTCGGAATTGCACAACTCAAAAATGGTGACTGCACCGAATACAATTCAGACACATTACCCAATCTATTAGAAAACATTAAAAATCGTGGTCAAAAACGCTTAGCTAATAAAAATGAATCGATTTAAGATATCCCGACAAGCAGATCGTGACCTTGAGGATATGTGGGTATGTCTTGCTCAAAATGATTCCCTAGCAGCCGATTTATTACTTGCAAAAGTCCTTGACAAGTTTCCTATGCTTGCACAGTTCCCAGAGATGGGCAGAAGTAGAAAAGAGATTGCTGAAGAACTTCGTAGTTTTCCAGTTAAGCCATACATTATCTTCTACAAAAGAATGGAAACTTACATTGAAATTGTTCGTATTCTGCATCAGTCTAGAGATATTGAAAATCAGTTCTAATATTGTGATGTATTGACAATAACCGCAGGACGAACCTTCGCATTAGACAGATCTAAAAATGGATATCTAACTAAAATGACTATATTTTTAGAGTAATTCGGCATAGATATTATCTTCATTATTATCCCAAACTGCATCAAGTGATGACTGACTCGCCCGAAGCCAAAACTCAGACTCATAGTCATCAGAAAGCACAGTCACCAATACCTTTGTCCCTTCTGCCAGTTCTGAAGACTCCAATAACTCAATTTTTCCTTTTTGAACAGTAGCCCAAAGAGTTTTTAACATATTCGTTATTTGAATGTTACTGATCTAATTGTATTTTGTAGTATATGTTTTTTGTGATCTCGATTGAGTTTTATGAGTATGCGATCGCTGTTTGATTTGAGGAATAGGCGATCAGGTTTGCGGGTGATGAGGGGAGATCTTACGATATTCTTCGAGACTGTAGCGGTGCTCAGGTGGCAATCATGGGTTTATACCTGATTTTTTAGAAAAACCTAGAGAATATATTATCAAAACTTAATATCACGATAGATTTCAGCGATCGCTAGTTCCAGATTTACAGAATCTAGTGAAATAGACTGGTCTAAACTATCAAAATCGCTATAATTCCAACCTTGTTCTTGCTTGCTATAGTGTTCAACAAAAACTTTATTCTGTCGAATTAACACATATTCACAAAAACTAGGAATAGAGCGATACATTCTAAATTTATTAGTACGATCGTATTCCTCTGTTGATGGAGAGAGAACTTCTACAATTAAAATTGGGTTTAAGGCTTCATCTTGGCGATCTTCATTTAACCTTGGTCTCCCATCAAAAATCATCGCATCTGCATATACTCCACAACGATAGTTAGGAAGCCAGATCCGCATTTCACTATTGATAACCATAAATTGCGTATCGCGGAGCAAAAGTTTGAGAATGAAAAAAATATTTCCCATAATCAAGCTATGGTTGAGTGTTCCGCCAGTCATCGTGATAATTTCTCCGTCACGGTATTCACATTTTTCGGTTGATGTTTCGGCGATCGCACGATATTCTTCGAGACTGTAGCGGCGCTCAGTGGTAGCAATCATGGGGTTGTACTCTCAATTTCAAGATGACATTCATTCTAGGATAATTTTCCAACCATGAAAAAAGCGATCGCAGTTTTAGCGATCGCTTTGACCTACTAGGTTAATTCTCTGTGTAGTTCATAAAATAACATTCTGACAACCTTAAAAAGAATCCTGATGATTTTCTGTTTTCCAGAAATCTTTGATTCTTTCAAACCCTTCAGAGTCCAACCGTCGCCACGAACCTCATTGAGCTTTTGCCCTAACCAAGATGTTTCGCGACGGGCTGGTAACACGCTGGTAAGTGTCCAAGCGTAGAGACTAGCTCTAGTAACTTCCGAGCCGCCTAAAGCCTTGATTCGCTTATCACCAGACTGTTTCTCGGTATAACCAAGTCCAAGGAATAATTGAAAACTTCGCAATGATCGGTGACGTTTCTGGGATGTTGGTACACCCTGTTTGTTAATTCCATCTTCGTAGTCAACCCAAGGTTTACCGTCTAGAAGAAAGCGCTCAAACGGGTAGCACTGGCAAAGTAGCAAGGCTTGGTTACGCAGTCCAAAGCCAAACTTTTTAAAGACTTTGATGTATGGTGCAAACTCATCGGATTGCATGAGTAGAGCAAGGTCACGCTCTTTTTTATCGAGTTGTTTTTGCAGTTCGCAGATCTTCTTTGCGTGTTCTTTGGTATATTCGCTAATCTCAATGCCAATGGCGCGAGCTGCGCTTTTGCTATGCAGAGTCTTAATATTTGAGTATTCGTATATTCCTGCAATGTATCCCCAAATTGGTGAGTATCCTAATTTGTCAGATACATTAGATCGACGCTGTGCAATTTCTGGAAACTCTAGGGTCAAGCGTTGACGGCATTGATTAATTAATGAGTTCAGAAGTTTATCAAGCTGTTCACATTCAAAGAACCAGTCACGAATCAGAGCGACTTTTCCTGTCTCAAATTCTAGGTATCGCTTTTTCCCGTGGACATCAACAAAGCGATCGTCAAAGTATGTGAGTGCTAGGCAATAAGCGTCTTCAGGGTCGGTTTTATTCTTGAAACCATACGCGCCCCGTTGATTTGCTAAGTCACCATGTCCAATCCAATAGATCGGGATTTTGTGAAATTCAGCAAGGTGTTTCCAGAAATTGCTGTACCAAATCCCTGTCGGTTCCATGACTACGCCATCAGGTTTTAGTTCGAGTAATTTCTGTACTCCAATAGAGTCAGCTTGACATTTGATAATGTCCTTTTTGATATTTTGGAAATGCTTAAGCGGTTGATCTGGGTATCCAGTCAACAAACAAGCCGTGACGTTGTTTCTGCCAACGTCTAAACCGATGATATTCATGATGTTGCGAGTGATTATGTGTTTAAAACCTAGGAATCACCCATAAGCGCTTATGGCTTCATTCATTCTGTAGGTAGATAGAGAGTCGGTTTGAGAATGTCAGAAGCTCTGAGGCTTTCTTCAAGACATAAACCGTCTCTCTATGCCGAGTGCTTTGGACACACTCAGCAAGCGACGCGGAGTTTAAGCCGCGCCCGTTGCTGAGTTGTCTACTCGAAATCATCTACATAGGTATCGTCATGCTGATGACCACCAAATGGTTCGACATATTCAGTTCTAGAAAGGAAACTTTCTGGGATGTCATCATCATTAAAGGTGTCATCATCATTAAAGGTGTCATCATCATGATCAACGAAATCATCACCAACACGAATCAAGACACCACTACCTAGAAAGTCTTCAACAGATAGCTCGTTTTCATCAGAATCGATTAGATCGTCAAACTCTTCTGATGTCACACAGGTTGTCCAACCCATCTCAAGAGTTTTAACAACATCAGGGAACATAATCCGATAGCGATCGCAAAATGCTTTGATAAACTTCCGTCCGAACTTTTCAAGGTTTTCAGGTATACCCAACGAGACAATCGCCGCCTGCATCATGCCCAAAATCATATAAGCCTCAAGTGGCTCAACCTCAAACAACAATTTTTCATCGGTGTTTAAGTCTTGCATAAGCCCTTTCACTGTCTCATTTGTGAGTTCTGATGAAGGCTGATGAATCTCAAAACTCATAGTCGGTTTGAGTTCAATGAGATGCTTTAGGCGATCGCACATGCCGAGATAAACATCGACTAACTCGCTCTCGGTAAATTGGCTAGCATCAATGAAATTGATCAAGGCACTAGAGCGATCATTGATTAAAAATGGTTTGAACGGTTCGGACATCATGAAGCGTCATCTCCTTGAATAGTTGGGCGAATAACCGAGAGAGTTGGTGCATTTTGGAAAACGCGATCGCATTGGTTTAGTAAGGCACTAGCCAACGAGATTTTTTGCGCCATCGGTAAGCGCTCGATCCAGCCTTCGACGTTGGCGGGCATAGGGTGAGTACGAGAACTCCAATAACGTCCGATTGGGTGCATGATGGGTTGACCTCTTAGCATTTTGTTTTTTGATTAATGAGTTTTTCGACCAAAGCCTTTAGTCCTTTGGACTAGAGACTCTGCAACTTGACTAGCAAAAATAGCGGAAATAACAGCTTTGTCTTTTACGCTAAGGCTTTCAATGGAACAAAGAAACGCTCCTACGGTTCCTACAATCTCGTCATCTGTTGGTGGTTCAATTTTCAGAGACGCGCATATACAGGCGTAAAGTTTAAGGATGGCTTCCCACGCATGTTTCTGTTCGATCGGTTCATGTTGTTTCATTTTGGTTTCCTGAATTTGTGAGACATGGGACAGGTTTTAAAGTGTGGGTTGAGGTCAGTGTCTAAAGGTATCCACTTTCCTTTTTCAGTTTTTGCCCAGAAAATCCGAGCATTGCAGCCAGCACAAAATGAACCTTGAGAGTTAGGCGGTATTTCGTAAGGCATATAGGTTTTAGATATTGGTACAAAATTTCCCATACCTACGCGATCGTCTACCGATATTTGGGAGTCTCTAGCCCGATGGTATGTATGGGAAAATATCAATCAATCAGTTTTCACAGAGACAGCGCTCAATCGCCTAAGCGATTTGGTGCTGTCTTTGCTTTGTTGGTTTCACTCTACATCTATGTAGAGTTAATCGTCAAGTATGTAGATAAAATCTACATGGATGTATAATCATATGGAAAAATTAGTATCACCCTTAGCCATGCTTAGAAAAATTAGAGGAGATATAACTCAGGAAGAGTTGGCAGGTGCTTTGAAAGTGTCAGCTAATACTGTCTCTAGATGGGAACTAGGAAAAGTCACCCCAAAACTTGAACTATGGCAGGTTAAAAAGCTATGCAAAACTTTAAATATCACTATTGACGAATTACCTGATAGCTTTGCGCCACAACCAATTAATAGCAGTCTTGAACAAACCCCGAATTAAGCGATCGCCCAAACTAGCGGCGCGTTGCGCCGCCTTAGAAAAGTATGGAAGCCTTACAGCTAAGTGTTTTAGACTTACCACCCCAGAACGTTCTGGAAATATTGCCACGATTTAAGATAGCCGTGGCAGACACAGAAGAAAAAGCGATCGCCAAATTTGCGGAAGTCATAGGGGAAATACGACTAGACCAGCTACCAGAGGAACGGGCGGGAAATGGGAAAAGCGATCGCCACACACAGGCAGTGATACCCATCGAAATTGAGATAGGCGATCGCACAGGCAGTAATGGGGAATATGCCGATCAATTTGAGATAGGCGATCGCGTGGTGGATAACAGCCCCCCGCATCCCCATGCCAAGCCCAAAGGATTTGGGCAAGTGATGAAGATCGAAGGCAGCTTTATTTATGTCCGATGGGACAATAATCCTGCATGGCATAAATACGGGAAATTATTTATTAATCAGGATAAGTGGTTAGCAAAAGTTGACATCGATGTAGATGTTTCTGGGATATTTGACGGTATGGCAGATATCCCAGAAACAGCGTTAAACCCTAGAAAACACGGGACAATCGAGACTTATCAAGTCCAAGGACGCAACGGGAAATTTTACAAATATCAGCGATATGTCTACCTCGATGCCAAGGGGATTTATCGACATCACCACATACCCCAAAAACAAACCGAGAAAATTACAGCCATGTGGACCGGGGGGAAAAGTGCCAAAGAAATATGTGTGGCGATCGGCAAAAAGTATCTAGGCAAAGATAGCGCCTAAAGCCTCCTTCAATTTCGCGGGATTTTTGCCGATGTACTTTTGCAGCACAGAGATCGACTTATGACCTGTAATTTGTTGGATTGCGTGAATATCCATACCAGACTCATAGAGCTTGGTGATGAATGATCGGCGCAGACTATGCCCAGAAATACCACGATGCTCAAGCCCCGCTCTTTCGACGGCAGCGCGTAACCACTTATCCGCAGCAGACCAAGTTATAGGCTGACCAGTTTTGATAGACGATGGAAACAACCAGAAGCGATCGCAACTTTTTGGGCGCTGTGCTGCCAGACCATCAGCCA includes the following:
- the hypA gene encoding hydrogenase maturation nickel metallochaperone HypA; this translates as MHEVSIIQSMLDIAFNQAESQGANQIHQLNLRVGAISGVVPEALQFAFDSCTEGTIASEAKLEIEWVKAICYCPQCHAEFTPHDWVYVCPRCERLTHEIRQGRELQLVSLEVS
- a CDS encoding Uma2 family endonuclease; translation: MIATTERRYSLEEYRAIAETSTEKCEYRDGEIITMTGGTLNHSLIMGNIFFILKLLLRDTQFMVINSEMRIWLPNYRCGVYADAMIFDGRPRLNEDRQDEALNPILIVEVLSPSTEEYDRTNKFRMYRSIPSFCEYVLIRQNKVFVEHYSKQEQGWNYSDFDSLDQSISLDSVNLELAIAEIYRDIKF
- a CDS encoding elongation factor G, translated to MNGKQTLSTRNIALVGAYLSGKTTLLESFLFVTGVISRKGKVTDKNTVGDSAVEARDRSMSVEVNFASTEYEGIRFNFLDCPGSVEFLQETYHALMGVDMAIVVCEPNSDRVNTLAPLLKFLDDWQIPHVIFVNKMDRAGSGEVAHAQAFRTLMQSLRTVSNRPLVAQQYPISTGPDLTGFIDLVTEQGYQYRPNSAPQAIALSDELASQEKVEREEMLEAIANFDDHLLEELLEEINPPQEEVIEDLQKELSADQIVPVFFGVADQDYGVRPLLKALLNEAPQPEATIAHRPQLANANQSADATVAQVLKTYYTLQGGKLSLIRLWLGKLTDGTVLNGMRIGGLYRLTGGQQQPISEAEAGDIVAIARMEGVKTGDTLTNAQTSIEPLAIAPSLEPVFAWAIAPEKRNDEVKLSSVLNKLCEEDPALRWEQHNETHEVVLWGQGEIHLQVALDRMRRKYNLPMTKSIPQVLYKETIRKATNSHGRYKHQSGGHGQFGDVYLNIQPLTRGEGFKFTETIVGGVVPKQYIPGVETGVREYLTKGALGFPVVDIVVTLTNGSYHSVDSSEQAFKQAARLAMQEGIPQCEPVLLEPINLVEISIPNEYTSSILRLVSGRRGQILGYEAKEGWQRWDNVSAYIPEVEMQSLILELRSLTMGVGFFSKTFDRLQEVPEKLTNQVISSVQET
- a CDS encoding hydrogenase maturation protease encodes the protein MATSNFGSILVIGYGNSLRSDDGAGCRVSDIVASWDLPYVRSLTVHQLTPELAEPIAQSELAIFIDAWVGGNGQSSKRKKSMPVLQVQKIAVSKQLNPAPLAELGHLSDPRSLLLLAQQVYGEVPVAYSLLLPAVNWEFGEQVSAVTRKSIEQAVDFLQNLCTKLVSSNQC
- a CDS encoding XisI protein, whose translation is MEKLAKYRQIVRELLISHATTNEPNIECQLIFDTEHDHYQILDLGWQGLNRVYACYIHLDIKDGKIWIQHNMTEADLGQELVEKGVPASDIILGLHPPYKRPYTNYGVA
- the hypB gene encoding hydrogenase nickel incorporation protein HypB; the protein is MCQDCGCSDIPEGMVKIYAHAHSHDHDHTHPHDHDHHHEHIALDSDRRTIAISQSILSQNDRLAERNRGYFMAKGISVLNVLSSPGAGKTALLERTMTELRDRLKSAIIVGDLATDNDAQRLRRSGAEVIQITTGSVCHLEAEMIAKALQQMHLDGVKLLAIENVGNLVCPAAYDLGENLRVVVFSVTEGEDKPLKYPVMFKTADIVLISKIDLAEVVEFNRELALHNIHQIAPQAKILEVSAKTGVGMQDWCQFIEQSLQKSLAV
- a CDS encoding type II toxin-antitoxin system Phd/YefM family antitoxin, producing MIELKNIHSLSDFKRNAKEFIERIKSTQSPMVLTVNGKAEVVVQDAHAFQAICDRAEQAEAELRALKLATLQQDINLGIAQLKNGDCTEYNSDTLPNLLENIKNRGQKRLANKNESI
- a CDS encoding tyrosine-type recombinase/integrase, with translation MGKNCRNGQAEILDDRELDRIFRHLISREHKLFFTIARYTGERFGAIAQLRVSDVYDDHCKPLQEITFPASIRKASPDGSRSTRQMICYERLADGLAAQRPKSCDRFWLFPSSIKTGQPITWSAADKWLRAAVERAGLEHRGISGHSLRRSFITKLYESGMDIHAIQQITGHKSISVLQKYIGKNPAKLKEALGAIFA
- a CDS encoding XisH family protein; translated protein: MAKDLFHQAVKQALIKDGWIITSDPLTIRIDRVKLEIDLGAEKVFAAEKDGQKIAVEVKSFINPSNISDFHNALGQFLSYRLALQMTEPDRMIYLAVPIDVFDTFFQERFTQAAILQYDLKIIAYEPNTEEIIQWKN
- a CDS encoding IS110 family transposase, whose amino-acid sequence is MNIIGLDVGRNNVTACLLTGYPDQPLKHFQNIKKDIIKCQADSIGVQKLLELKPDGVVMEPTGIWYSNFWKHLAEFHKIPIYWIGHGDLANQRGAYGFKNKTDPEDAYCLALTYFDDRFVDVHGKKRYLEFETGKVALIRDWFFECEQLDKLLNSLINQCRQRLTLEFPEIAQRRSNVSDKLGYSPIWGYIAGIYEYSNIKTLHSKSAARAIGIEISEYTKEHAKKICELQKQLDKKERDLALLMQSDEFAPYIKVFKKFGFGLRNQALLLCQCYPFERFLLDGKPWVDYEDGINKQGVPTSQKRHRSLRSFQLFLGLGYTEKQSGDKRIKALGGSEVTRASLYAWTLTSVLPARRETSWLGQKLNEVRGDGWTLKGLKESKISGKQKIIRILFKVVRMLFYELHRELT
- a CDS encoding helix-turn-helix transcriptional regulator; translation: MEKLVSPLAMLRKIRGDITQEELAGALKVSANTVSRWELGKVTPKLELWQVKKLCKTLNITIDELPDSFAPQPINSSLEQTPN
- a CDS encoding type II toxin-antitoxin system RelE/ParE family toxin; this translates as MNRFKISRQADRDLEDMWVCLAQNDSLAADLLLAKVLDKFPMLAQFPEMGRSRKEIAEELRSFPVKPYIIFYKRMETYIEIVRILHQSRDIENQF